CCGACACCGACGGCCGCTTGATCGCCCGGTTCGACCTCGGCTACAAGCGGTACAAGCTCGGAATCGACTACGACGGCGTCGAATTCCACACCTCCGACGAGCAACGTGCCCATGACGCACGTCGCGACCGTGCCGCGCGCGACCGAGGATGGGAGGCGTTCCGGGTCGCGGGAACCCTGTTGTCGCGCGACCCCTGCGCGGTGATCAACACCATCGAGAACGCGATGCGGCTGCGTGGCTACCGCCCGTGAGCGCAACCAGGACCCAACAGGCGGGAACGACGGCCCAACACGGGCGGGTGGCGGTGGTCGGGGCGGTGGGCGTCAGTCGCCGAGCAGAGTGCGACGGAGGGCGACGTCCTTCTCCAGCACCATCGCCTCGAGCTCGCGTTGGAACGCCTGCATCCGGGCGAGCAGGACCCGATCACCGGTGGCGAGGATCCGCACGGCCAGCAGGCCCGCGTTGCGGGCCCCACCGATGGAGACGGTCGCGACCGGGACGCCCGCGGGCATCTGCACGATCGACAGCAACGAGTCCATCCCGTCGAGATACTTCAGCGGCACCGGTACACCGATCACCGGCAGCGGCGTGGCCGAGGCCACCATGCCCGGCAGGTGCGCGGCGCCACCGGCGCCGGCGATGATCACCGAGATGCCACGATCGGCCGCCCCGGCGGCGTAGTCGAGCATGCGCTGCGGGGTGCGGTGCGCGGACACGACACCGACCTCGAACGGCACCTCGAACTCGGCGAGGGCCTGCGCCGCTGCCTCCATCGTTGGCCAGTCGGAGTCGCTGCCCATGATCAGACCCACACGCGGCCCCGACGGGCTCGTGCCCACCGGATCCCCCGCGGGGGCGGGTCCCGTCGATTCAGCCATCGCTGTGCTCATCCCATCCATCGGTCCATACCGCCGTCGACATCCAGTGTGCGGCCCGCTCGGCGCGCTCTCGCACGGCGGCCACGTAATCGGGATCGGTGATCGAGCCAGGACCGCCGACGACGTTGACGTGTCCGATCTTCCGGTCCGGTCGCTCACCCTTGGCGTACAGGTGCACCTTGGCGTCGGGCATGCGCGCCATCAGGTGGTGCAGCCGCTCGTCCATCGACATCGTCGGCGCCTGCGCAGCACCCAGGATGTTGCCCATCACGGTCACCGGCGCCCGACTTCGCGTGTCACCCAGCGGATAGTCCAGAACCGCCCGCAGGTGTTGTTCGAACTGGCCGGTCACGGCACCGTCCATGCTCCAGTGACCGCTGTTGTGCGGACGCATCGCGAGCTCGTTGATCAGCAGTCGGCCGCCGTCGGGTCCTGGCTCGGCGGTCTCGAACAGCTCGACCGCCATGACCCCGACCACGCCGAGGTCGGCGGCGAGTCGCAGGGCGATGCGTTCGGCCTCCTCGGCGAGGTCGTCGGAGAGATCGGGGGCCGGCGCGATGACCACGGCACACTGCCCGTTGCGCTGCACCGTCTCGACGACCGGCCACACCGCGCCCTGGCCGAACTCCGAGCGCGCGACCATCGCCGACAGCTCGCGGCGCATCGACACCTTCTGCTCGGCGATCAACGCAGAGTCCGCGGCACCCGAGTCGGCGAGGATCTGTTGCGCCTCGTCGAGGCTGTCGGGCATCCAGACCCCGCGGCCGTCGTATCCGCCGCGGATAGCCTTGAGGACGATCTGGCCGTCGTGTCGGGCCCAGAAGCCGTCGAGGAGCGTGTGCGCATCGACTCCGTCGTCGGCGGCGGGCGCGAGATCGGCGAAATCCGGGATCGGCAGCCCCATCTCCGACAGCCGGCGACGCATGGCGAGTTTGTCCTGCGCGTAGAGCAGGGCCTGCGGCGGCGGCGAGACGGTGACCCCCTGTGCGACCAGCTCGAACAGGTGCTCGGCGGGGACGCCCTCGTGGTCGAAGGTCACGACGGTGGCGCCGTCGGCCAGTCGGCGCAGGTCGTCGAGTTCGGTGTGGGTGCCCAGGACGACGTCCGGGGTCACCAGCGCGGCCGGTTCGTCGTGGGAGGCGGCGAGGACACGCAGCCGCTGACCGAGGGCGACCGCGGCCTGATGGGTCATCCGGGCCAACTGTCCGCCACCCACCATCGCCACGACGGGCATCCCGCCGCTGCTCGGGGACGGGCGCCGACTCTCGGGGGTCTCGATGCTCACGGCGGTAATGGTGTCACGAGCACCGCACGACACACCCAAACCGGCCGG
This window of the Williamsia phyllosphaerae genome carries:
- the purE gene encoding 5-(carboxyamino)imidazole ribonucleotide mutase, giving the protein MAESTGPAPAGDPVGTSPSGPRVGLIMGSDSDWPTMEAAAQALAEFEVPFEVGVVSAHRTPQRMLDYAAGAADRGISVIIAGAGGAAHLPGMVASATPLPVIGVPVPLKYLDGMDSLLSIVQMPAGVPVATVSIGGARNAGLLAVRILATGDRVLLARMQAFQRELEAMVLEKDVALRRTLLGD
- a CDS encoding 5-(carboxyamino)imidazole ribonucleotide synthase → MPVVAMVGGGQLARMTHQAAVALGQRLRVLAASHDEPAALVTPDVVLGTHTELDDLRRLADGATVVTFDHEGVPAEHLFELVAQGVTVSPPPQALLYAQDKLAMRRRLSEMGLPIPDFADLAPAADDGVDAHTLLDGFWARHDGQIVLKAIRGGYDGRGVWMPDSLDEAQQILADSGAADSALIAEQKVSMRRELSAMVARSEFGQGAVWPVVETVQRNGQCAVVIAPAPDLSDDLAEEAERIALRLAADLGVVGVMAVELFETAEPGPDGGRLLINELAMRPHNSGHWSMDGAVTGQFEQHLRAVLDYPLGDTRSRAPVTVMGNILGAAQAPTMSMDERLHHLMARMPDAKVHLYAKGERPDRKIGHVNVVGGPGSITDPDYVAAVRERAERAAHWMSTAVWTDGWDEHSDG